The following nucleotide sequence is from Nitrospinota bacterium.
AAAGCCAGACCAATCTGGAGCCTCTGTGCAGGATGTTTGAAATACGTCTTTTGTCACTTTCAGGATATCGACCGGAATTAAACCAATGTACAATATGCCGCTCCAAAAGTGTCGATGGATGGATAGGATTCAGCTATAACAGACGCGGCATCGTTTGCGCGACCTGTATGAAGACAAATGAATCTGAGATAAAGCTCACGACGGGAACGTTGAATTATTTAAAGAAATTGCTCACTCTGGATATCAAATGTTCGGGCAGGCTTAAGTTTCCCAAGGGAATGGATGAAGAGATTGAGAAGGTCACTCATCGGCTCATTCGGGCGCATGTTGGGCGAGAATTGAAGTCCTATCCCTTCATCAAACAAATGGCTGCAATCGGGTAACCATTTTACTAAAAAGGAACGTCATGGCAAAAGTAATCATCAAAACAGAAAATGCGCCGGCGGCTATTGGCC
It contains:
- the recO gene encoding DNA repair protein RecO, producing the protein MPLYRTRGIVLRSFNLSETDKLVTFMTERYGKIKCVAKAARKIKSRLIGSLEPMSYVHLIYFGKENQQLHRLNQADIILSFQTVREDFLKLYTGIYMNELVDCMAPEGHQEVNIFNLLLDSLGALQSQTNLEPLCRMFEIRLLSLSGYRPELNQCTICRSKSVDGWIGFSYNRRGIVCATCMKTNESEIKLTTGTLNYLKKLLTLDIKCSGRLKFPKGMDEEIEKVTHRLIRAHVGRELKSYPFIKQMAAIG